From Woronichinia naegeliana WA131, the proteins below share one genomic window:
- a CDS encoding nickel-dependent hydrogenase large subunit, with translation MGMASPLDPNSPAAINNSAIATLKSLATLTQNFVNQVYVTDTQYIASKYLDWANIGVGVGNYLSYGDFPNATGVQYFPKGIVMGKDLTKVVAVDQTKITEDVTRAWYLNTTAPLHPSQGVTQPKYTGPTPPYSFLNTGSTDKYSWGKAPRYNATVMEVGPLSRMLVAYASGQSKVKQVIDASLAKLGLQKTALFSTLGRVLARTLETQVIAEQLPLWIEELNTNLNTGKLDVFNKTKWQPTSWPASAQGLGMTEAPRGALGHWISIANGKIANYQIVIPSTWNGSPRDSKGQRGAWEQALLNTAVLDPNRPIEILRTVHSYDPCMACAVHVLDSQGSEVTKVRVV, from the coding sequence ATGGGTATGGCCTCTCCCCTTGACCCAAATAGTCCTGCCGCTATTAATAATTCGGCGATCGCCACATTAAAAAGCTTGGCAACTCTAACCCAAAATTTTGTCAATCAGGTCTATGTCACCGATACCCAATACATTGCCTCTAAATATCTCGATTGGGCCAATATTGGTGTAGGAGTCGGTAACTACCTTTCCTACGGAGATTTTCCCAATGCAACGGGTGTCCAATATTTTCCCAAAGGCATTGTCATGGGCAAAGATTTGACCAAGGTGGTAGCAGTGGATCAGACCAAAATCACAGAAGACGTTACCCGTGCCTGGTATCTCAACACCACCGCCCCTCTCCATCCCTCCCAAGGCGTTACCCAACCGAAATATACTGGCCCCACACCGCCCTATAGTTTTCTGAATACAGGTAGTACTGACAAATATAGTTGGGGCAAAGCTCCTCGCTATAATGCAACGGTAATGGAAGTCGGCCCGCTTTCCCGTATGCTAGTGGCCTATGCCTCTGGACAATCCAAAGTGAAACAAGTGATTGATGCCAGTCTGGCCAAATTAGGACTACAAAAAACGGCTCTCTTTTCTACCCTAGGTCGAGTTCTTGCCCGCACCTTGGAAACCCAGGTCATCGCAGAACAGTTACCGCTTTGGATAGAGGAACTCAACACCAATTTGAATACTGGGAAACTGGATGTTTTCAACAAAACTAAATGGCAACCCACTTCCTGGCCCGCATCGGCTCAGGGATTGGGCATGACGGAAGCTCCGCGAGGGGCCTTAGGTCATTGGATTAGTATTGCCAATGGTAAAATCGCCAACTACCAGATTGTGATTCCTTCGACTTGGAACGGTTCTCCGAGGGATAGTAAGGGGCAACGGGGAGCTTGGGAACAGGCCCTCCTCAACACAGCCGTTCTGGATCCCAATCGACCGATTGAAATACTCCGTACTGTTCACTCCTATGATCCTTGTATGGCCTGTGCTGTTCATGTACTCGATAGTCAAGGAAGCGAGGTGACAAAAGTACGGGTGGTTTAA
- a CDS encoding nickel-dependent hydrogenase large subunit: protein MAKIAIDPITRVEGHLRIEVQVDNGKVTDAWSCTPMFRGLELILKDRDPRDAWVFTQRICGVCTTVNALASVRAVENALGIVIPDNARILRNIMEGIQYVHDHVIHFYHLHGPDWVDITSALTASASATSNLQKSLSTWGNNSPDYFSQVQAKLKAFVDSGQLGLFANGYWGHPAYKLPPEGNLLVMAHYLEALDWQRDIIKIHAIIGGKNPHPQTYLVGGMAHPCQLKGMGSQIC, encoded by the coding sequence ATGGCAAAAATTGCGATCGATCCCATTACTCGTGTGGAAGGACATTTACGCATTGAAGTTCAAGTCGATAACGGTAAGGTGACAGATGCCTGGAGTTGTACCCCCATGTTTCGGGGGCTGGAATTGATTTTAAAGGATCGAGATCCGAGGGATGCCTGGGTTTTTACCCAACGAATTTGCGGTGTCTGTACAACGGTTAATGCTTTGGCTTCAGTGCGGGCAGTGGAAAATGCTTTGGGAATTGTTATTCCTGATAATGCTCGTATTTTGCGAAATATCATGGAAGGCATTCAATATGTCCATGATCATGTTATACATTTTTATCATCTACATGGCCCCGATTGGGTCGATATTACCAGTGCATTAACAGCTAGTGCCAGTGCCACCAGTAACTTGCAAAAATCACTTTCTACTTGGGGGAATAATAGCCCTGATTATTTTAGTCAAGTACAGGCAAAACTCAAAGCATTTGTGGACAGTGGACAGCTAGGTTTATTTGCCAATGGCTATTGGGGGCATCCAGCTTATAAACTGCCCCCCGAAGGTAATTTATTGGTAATGGCTCATTATTTAGAAGCCTTGGATTGGCAACGGGATATTATTAAAATTCATGCCATTATTGGGGGGAAAAATCCCCATCCTCAAACCTATCTTGTGGGCGGTATGGCCCATCCGTGTCAACTTAAAGGAATGGGTTCCCAAATTTGTTGA
- a CDS encoding hydrogenase small subunit: MLVQNRQSSQVIGSIDRRKFLKFCGLMAGTLALQETYVNHIAKALAAAPRVPVIWLAFQDCTGDTESFLRSFDPSVVDLIFNIISLDYHESLMVPSGAMAEKSLNDTVQKYKGKYVCITEGSIPTKDGGVYCTIAGKTALSIAKTVCSSALINIAVGSCSLDGGIAGAKPNPTGAVGLQAAVPNVPGLINMPGCPVNGVNLVAAIVYYLTFKTLPPMDGSHRPLFVYGEKIHQEGNCERFQYYEADLFVREWGDEGHKKGWCLKGMGCRGPETKSNCYTKNWNQGTSWPIHAGHNCIGCVNDHFWDNMTPFYREGDD; encoded by the coding sequence ATGCTAGTTCAAAATCGTCAATCCTCTCAGGTTATCGGCAGTATTGATCGCCGTAAGTTTTTGAAGTTTTGTGGACTCATGGCTGGAACTTTGGCTTTGCAGGAAACCTATGTCAATCATATTGCCAAGGCTTTAGCGGCCGCCCCGCGTGTTCCAGTGATTTGGTTAGCCTTTCAGGATTGTACGGGCGATACAGAGTCCTTTTTGCGGAGTTTTGATCCGAGCGTTGTTGACCTTATTTTTAATATTATTTCCCTGGATTATCACGAATCTCTCATGGTTCCATCGGGAGCAATGGCGGAGAAATCTTTAAATGATACAGTGCAAAAATATAAAGGCAAATATGTCTGCATCACAGAAGGCTCTATTCCCACCAAAGATGGAGGTGTTTATTGCACGATCGCTGGTAAAACCGCTCTTAGTATTGCGAAAACCGTGTGTAGTAGTGCCTTGATCAATATTGCCGTGGGTTCCTGTTCTTTAGATGGCGGAATTGCTGGAGCTAAACCGAATCCAACTGGGGCTGTGGGTTTACAAGCGGCGGTTCCCAATGTGCCTGGATTAATTAATATGCCAGGTTGTCCCGTTAATGGCGTGAATTTAGTGGCAGCAATTGTGTATTATTTGACCTTTAAGACCCTACCACCGATGGATGGTAGTCATCGTCCGCTATTTGTTTATGGCGAGAAAATTCATCAAGAAGGCAATTGTGAACGTTTTCAATACTATGAAGCCGATTTATTTGTCAGAGAATGGGGAGATGAGGGACATAAAAAGGGTTGGTGCTTGAAGGGAATGGGCTGTCGTGGCCCAGAAACAAAATCCAATTGTTATACCAAAAACTGGAATCAGGGGACTAGTTGGCCAATTCATGCTGGTCACAACTGTATTGGCTGTGTTAACGATCATTTTTGGGATAATATGACTCCTTTTTATCGAGAAGGGGATGATTAA
- a CDS encoding aspartate kinase, with translation MALIVQKYGGTSVGTAERIQAVAQRVSKTVRDGNTVVVVVSAMGKTTDDLVNLAHEISSHPSRREMDMLLSTGEQISIALLSMALQEIGQPAISLTGAQVGIVTEAEHSRARILEIKPDRINQYLEQGMVVVVAGFQGVSSLENWDITTLGRGGSDTSAVALAAALQADYCEIHTDVPGILTTDPRLVPEAQLMAEITCDEMLELASLGAKVLHPRAVEIARNFGVPLVVRSSWSDEPGTKVVPPPSRPRSLVGLEITKAVDAVEYDPDQAKVSILRVPDCPGIAAKLFGEIAHQGIDVDLIIQSIHEGNSNDIAFTVVKKVLGKAEAVAEAIAPALRSHPSQTQEAEVLVEKRVAKVAIAGAGMIGRPGIAAKMFKTLADVGVNIEMIATSEVKVSCVIDEAEADRAIGALSQAFGISLAANPICNGTANLPPVRGVAIDQNQAQIAIRHVPDKPGMAAKIFMKLAEHNISVDMIIQSQRCRIINQQPTRDIAFIIAQADIHTTQAVLEKLAQQIGSQEVVVNPDIAKVSIVGAGMAGQPGVAAKFFDALAKEGINIEMIATSEIKISCVVPKSEGVRAVKVVHDAFGLAGLEKVQVPA, from the coding sequence ATGGCTCTCATTGTCCAAAAATACGGTGGCACTTCAGTTGGTACGGCAGAACGAATTCAGGCCGTTGCTCAACGGGTTAGCAAAACGGTTCGTGATGGTAATACCGTCGTCGTTGTCGTTTCTGCCATGGGAAAAACGACTGATGACTTGGTCAATTTGGCCCATGAGATTTCATCCCATCCCTCTCGTCGAGAAATGGATATGTTGCTCTCAACTGGAGAACAAATTTCCATCGCCTTACTCAGTATGGCCCTTCAGGAGATTGGACAACCCGCCATTTCTTTAACGGGAGCCCAGGTGGGGATTGTGACAGAAGCAGAGCATAGTCGCGCCCGCATTTTAGAAATTAAACCCGATCGCATTAATCAATATTTAGAACAGGGCATGGTTGTCGTGGTTGCCGGTTTTCAGGGAGTCAGTAGCCTAGAAAATTGGGATATTACGACTTTGGGAAGGGGAGGCTCAGATACTTCGGCAGTGGCCTTGGCGGCGGCACTCCAGGCGGATTACTGCGAGATTCATACCGATGTACCGGGTATTTTAACCACCGATCCCCGTCTTGTGCCTGAAGCCCAGTTGATGGCAGAGATTACCTGTGATGAGATGTTAGAACTGGCCAGTTTAGGAGCTAAAGTATTACATCCTAGGGCAGTGGAAATTGCGCGTAATTTTGGCGTTCCCCTGGTAGTGCGCTCTAGTTGGAGTGATGAACCCGGTACTAAAGTTGTGCCACCGCCAAGCCGACCTCGCTCTTTGGTAGGGCTAGAAATTACTAAGGCCGTGGATGCGGTGGAATATGATCCCGATCAGGCCAAGGTTTCCATCTTGCGTGTCCCCGATTGTCCTGGAATTGCCGCTAAATTGTTTGGAGAAATTGCTCACCAAGGTATTGACGTGGATTTGATTATTCAGTCCATCCATGAGGGCAATAGTAACGATATCGCTTTTACGGTAGTAAAAAAGGTTCTAGGTAAAGCCGAAGCAGTGGCCGAAGCGATCGCCCCTGCCTTAAGAAGTCATCCCTCCCAAACCCAGGAAGCAGAAGTGCTGGTGGAAAAACGGGTTGCCAAAGTGGCGATCGCCGGTGCTGGCATGATTGGCCGTCCAGGGATTGCCGCCAAAATGTTTAAAACCTTAGCCGATGTGGGCGTGAATATTGAAATGATTGCGACCTCGGAGGTCAAAGTCAGTTGTGTGATTGATGAAGCCGAAGCAGATCGGGCCATCGGAGCTTTATCTCAAGCCTTTGGTATTTCCCTAGCAGCAAATCCAATCTGCAATGGAACAGCTAATTTACCCCCCGTCCGAGGTGTCGCCATTGATCAAAATCAGGCTCAGATTGCCATTCGTCACGTTCCCGATAAGCCAGGAATGGCTGCTAAAATCTTTATGAAATTAGCCGAACATAACATCAGCGTGGACATGATCATCCAGTCCCAGCGTTGTCGCATTATTAATCAGCAACCGACGCGGGATATTGCCTTTATCATTGCTCAGGCGGATATTCACACCACCCAAGCTGTTCTCGAAAAATTAGCCCAACAAATCGGCAGCCAAGAAGTAGTCGTTAATCCAGACATTGCCAAGGTGAGTATTGTGGGTGCGGGTATGGCGGGCCAACCGGGTGTGGCGGCCAAGTTCTTTGATGCTTTGGCGAAGGAGGGTATCAATATTGAAATGATTGCGACCTCGGAAATCAAAATTAGCTGTGTGGTTCCTAAAAGTGAAGGGGTCAGGGCCGTTAAAGTTGTCCATGATGCCTTTGGTTTAGCCGGTTTAGAAAAAGTACAGGTTCCAGCCTGA
- the ispG gene encoding (E)-4-hydroxy-3-methylbut-2-enyl-diphosphate synthase: MQTLERPIISTPAEFDTTIHRRQTRPVKVGSVTIGGGYPVVVQSMINEDTLDIDGSVAGIRRLHEIGCEIVRVTVPSMAHARALAEIKEKLIKTYQVVPLVADVHHNGMKIALEVAKHVDKVRINPGLYVFEKPNSDREGFSDLEFAEIGDKIRETLEPLVFSLKDQGKAMRIGVNHGSLSERMLFTYGDTPEGMVQSAIEFIKICESLDFRNLVISMKASRVPVMLAAYRLMVKRMDELGMDYPLHLGVTEAGDGEYGRIKSTAGIATLLADGIGDTIRVSLTEAPEKEIPVCYSILQALGLRKTMVEYVACPSCGRTLFNLEEVLHKVREATKHLTGLDIAVMGCIVNGPGEMADADYGYVGKQAGYIALYRGREEIKRVPEDQGVVELINLIKADDRWVEPEARISY; encoded by the coding sequence ATGCAAACCCTGGAAAGACCGATTATCTCCACCCCTGCCGAATTCGATACCACTATCCATCGTCGTCAGACCCGCCCTGTTAAGGTGGGAAGCGTTACCATCGGCGGTGGCTATCCAGTGGTTGTGCAATCCATGATCAATGAAGATACCCTGGATATCGATGGTTCGGTTGCGGGTATTCGTCGTTTACATGAAATTGGCTGCGAAATCGTTCGTGTTACAGTTCCCAGTATGGCCCACGCCAGAGCTTTAGCCGAGATTAAAGAAAAATTAATTAAAACCTATCAAGTGGTTCCCCTGGTTGCCGACGTACACCACAACGGCATGAAAATCGCGCTTGAAGTGGCCAAACACGTGGATAAAGTTCGTATTAATCCAGGACTCTACGTTTTTGAAAAACCCAACAGCGATCGCGAAGGTTTTAGTGATCTAGAATTTGCTGAAATTGGCGATAAAATCCGCGAAACCTTAGAACCATTAGTGTTTTCCCTCAAAGATCAGGGCAAGGCGATGCGGATCGGGGTTAATCATGGTTCGCTGTCGGAACGGATGCTCTTTACCTATGGCGATACACCGGAAGGGATGGTGCAATCGGCGATCGAATTTATCAAAATCTGTGAATCGTTGGATTTTCGTAATCTAGTGATTTCGATGAAAGCCTCCAGGGTTCCTGTCATGTTAGCGGCCTATCGTTTGATGGTTAAACGCATGGACGAACTAGGCATGGATTACCCCTTACATTTGGGTGTGACTGAGGCCGGAGATGGCGAGTATGGCCGCATTAAATCCACCGCCGGTATTGCAACGCTGTTGGCCGATGGCATTGGCGACACGATTCGCGTTTCCCTCACAGAAGCCCCAGAAAAAGAAATTCCCGTTTGCTATAGCATCCTGCAAGCTTTGGGACTTCGCAAAACAATGGTGGAATATGTGGCCTGTCCCTCCTGTGGCCGAACTCTGTTTAATCTAGAAGAGGTTTTACATAAGGTACGTGAAGCGACAAAACACCTGACAGGACTAGATATTGCGGTGATGGGCTGTATTGTCAATGGGCCTGGAGAAATGGCTGATGCCGATTATGGTTATGTGGGCAAACAAGCCGGTTATATTGCTCTCTATCGCGGACGGGAAGAAATTAAACGGGTACCTGAAGATCAAGGGGTAGTGGAGTTAATTAATCTGATTAAGGCTGATGATCGCTGGGTTGAACCAGAAGCCCGTATTTCGTACTAG